The Paraburkholderia caffeinilytica genome segment GAGTGTCGGAAAGCTGACGGATTCGAGACTCTGCAGTAAGGATGAGTCTGGCGTGGCTTGCATCAGAGCGGTCTTGTCCGTTTTCATACCAGACCTTCACGAAAGGCTCGCCGTGGCGGCATTGGCGCGCGCCGCGGACGAGATATCGCGTCGAAGCGTCTCCGCGAGCAGCAGGAGCGCGAGTACCGAAACAGCAGCCGAGCCCATCATGTACCACGCCACCGACGAACCGCGACCCGTAGCAGACAACAACGCGGTGGTGACAATTGGCGTAGCGGCACTGCCGAGCAGCCCCGACAGCATATAGCTTACCGACAGACCGGAGTAGCGAACCTCGGTGCCGAACAGCTCCGCAAGGAAGGTGGCGATCGGTCCGTAGTTCGCGGCAAAGGCGGTCATCATCAGCAGATAGCCGAGCAGCGCATACGGAAACTCGCGCGTATCCAGCAGCCAGAAAAGTGGAAAAGCGAGCAGGGCCTCGGCGACAATGCCGCCGATGATCACCGGCTTGCGGCCCACGACGTCGGATAGCTTGCCGAAGGCCGGCAACAACACGATGCAGAGCGCGCAGGCAATCAGTGCGATGGAAAGCATCGCGTTGCGTGAGAAGCCCAGCGTTTGCGTCCCATAGGTTAGCCCGAAAGCGACGATCAGGTTGAAGGAGGTGCCCGTCGACATCGTCGCGATGCCGCCGAGCAGCACCTGCTTCCAATATCTGGTGAGGACCTCGGCGATCGGCAGCTTGACCTGCGCGTCGGCTTCCTTGATCTTGCGGAACGACGGCGTTTCGGATGTGTTCAGACGGATATAAAGGCCGACCCCCACGAGCAATGCGCTCGCAAGGAACGGAATGCGCCAGCCCCAGGAGAGCAGTGCCTCGTTTGAAAGCACGGCATTACTGACCAGAAACGCCAGATTGGCGATCAGCGTACCGGCGGGCACACCGATCTGCACCCACGAGCCATACAGTCCACGCTTGTTGGCAGGGGCGTGTTCCACCGCCATCAGCACGGCGCCGCCCCATTCGCCGCCGAGCGCAAGTCCCTGAGTGACGCGCAAGGTTAGCAGCAGAATGGGCGCCCAGATTCCGATCGACGCGTAGTTTGGCAGCAGGCCGATCGAAAACGTCGCCACGCCCATAATGACGAGCGAGACCAGCAGCATCGACTTGCGTCCGAGGCGGTCGCCGAAATGGCCGAACAGGGCGGCGCCGACAATGCGCGCGAGATAGGCGGAGGCGAACGTGCCGAACGCCAGCAAGGTGCCGACTAGTGGCACGAAGCCGGGAAAGAACACTTTGTTGAAGACGAGTGCCGAGGCGGTGGCGAAAACGAACAGGTCATACCATTCGACCGTCGTGCCGATCACACTCGCCACTGCGATCTTTTTCATGTTGCGTTCGGTGCCGTTTGGCGGCGGTAGCGTGTCCGCGGGGCGATAGGACGTCATGGGTTTCTCCTTGAGGCATGGCGGTTTCAGTGGATGAACGCAGCCATTGCGCGCATGGCCTGGTGCCTTTATCGGGAGCCAAAAACAATAAGTAAAAGTCTGATTTCTAATTCTTAGTATTAGCAGCGTGAATAGTTGGCCGCTGTTCCTCGTCGAAAGCTTTCGTGCACACAACTGATTCCGTTTTTTAGCAATCTGAAGGCGGC includes the following:
- a CDS encoding MFS transporter, whose translation is MTSYRPADTLPPPNGTERNMKKIAVASVIGTTVEWYDLFVFATASALVFNKVFFPGFVPLVGTLLAFGTFASAYLARIVGAALFGHFGDRLGRKSMLLVSLVIMGVATFSIGLLPNYASIGIWAPILLLTLRVTQGLALGGEWGGAVLMAVEHAPANKRGLYGSWVQIGVPAGTLIANLAFLVSNAVLSNEALLSWGWRIPFLASALLVGVGLYIRLNTSETPSFRKIKEADAQVKLPIAEVLTRYWKQVLLGGIATMSTGTSFNLIVAFGLTYGTQTLGFSRNAMLSIALIACALCIVLLPAFGKLSDVVGRKPVIIGGIVAEALLAFPLFWLLDTREFPYALLGYLLMMTAFAANYGPIATFLAELFGTEVRYSGLSVSYMLSGLLGSAATPIVTTALLSATGRGSSVAWYMMGSAAVSVLALLLLAETLRRDISSAARANAATASLS